The proteins below come from a single Alkalispirillum mobile genomic window:
- a CDS encoding OprO/OprP family phosphate-selective porin, translated as MKPVTYTSRIAVALGLGLAVSLPAAADVTFDPRGRLHLDAAAHNTDNVEDEFQDGFLVRRARLGGSGSLGSGWDYQLEFDFGGDGDSFSYNDLKISRALGAGTLQIGQFKVPQGMETLTSSNRMTFIERASSQAFTDSRRIGVGYDQSGDNYHFALMGYSHAIGDDPDGDAPLGAAGRATFNPITGNQTLHLGASLSHERLDSDTREGAVRFRDRPESRPTEGTRLIDTGGIDAKSTTKGGLELGFLSGPFHMSAEYLRADINGDGDQRDLTFDGWHVQAGYVLTGETRGYRPTGFRTISPASSAGAWEIAARYSSVDLNDRDVRGGEQKNVTLALNYYVNDNLRFMANYIMVDVDDSAQVESLTDGASDEDSPNIFLARMQYNF; from the coding sequence ATGAAACCCGTGACCTACACCAGTCGTATCGCCGTGGCCCTGGGGCTGGGCCTGGCGGTCAGCCTGCCCGCCGCCGCTGATGTCACCTTTGACCCGCGCGGCCGCCTGCATCTGGACGCAGCCGCACACAACACGGATAACGTGGAAGATGAGTTCCAGGACGGGTTTCTCGTCCGTCGTGCCCGGCTGGGTGGTAGCGGCTCTCTGGGGAGTGGCTGGGACTATCAGCTGGAGTTCGACTTTGGCGGTGACGGCGACAGCTTCAGCTACAACGACCTGAAGATCAGCCGCGCCCTGGGTGCCGGCACCCTGCAGATCGGCCAGTTCAAGGTGCCCCAGGGGATGGAGACCCTGACCAGCTCCAACCGGATGACCTTCATCGAGCGGGCCTCTTCCCAGGCGTTCACCGACTCCCGCCGCATTGGTGTGGGGTACGATCAGTCCGGCGACAACTACCATTTCGCCCTGATGGGTTACAGCCACGCGATCGGTGATGACCCCGACGGCGATGCGCCGCTGGGGGCTGCCGGCCGCGCCACCTTCAACCCGATCACCGGCAACCAGACCCTGCACCTGGGCGCTTCCCTGTCCCATGAGCGGCTGGACAGTGATACCCGTGAGGGTGCGGTGCGCTTCCGCGACCGGCCGGAATCCCGCCCCACCGAGGGCACTCGTCTGATCGACACCGGGGGCATCGATGCCAAGTCCACCACCAAGGGTGGCCTGGAGCTGGGCTTCCTGAGCGGTCCCTTCCACATGAGCGCCGAATACCTGCGGGCCGACATCAATGGCGACGGCGATCAGCGCGATCTCACTTTCGATGGCTGGCACGTGCAGGCCGGTTATGTTCTGACCGGCGAGACGCGGGGCTACCGACCCACCGGCTTCCGTACCATCAGTCCGGCGAGCTCCGCCGGCGCCTGGGAGATTGCGGCCCGCTACAGCTCCGTCGACCTCAATGACCGGGACGTCCGGGGCGGCGAGCAGAAGAACGTGACCTTGGCGCTGAACTACTACGTCAACGACAACCTGCGCTTCATGGCCAACTACATCATGGTGGACGTGGACGACAGTGCACAGGTCGAGAGCCTGACGGACGGGGCCTCCGACGAGGACAGCCCCAACATCTTCCTGGCACGGATGCAGTACAACTTCTGA
- the phnE gene encoding phosphonate ABC transporter, permease protein PhnE: protein MSTVDQRVAALAPPRFTSPSVFSWVILVGFAAFFIQGFLSADVTLARMVQGFGNLGTFFAQAWPPDTSRLTPIAKAMLETVNMALVGVTFGVILSLPIALLCSSNTSPNGFVRWLSRMVVATLRTVPELVWALIFVVAVGLGPLAGILAIIMDTIGFCARFFSERIEEISPGPSEALSSTGSGRLSVIFGAIIPESMASLTATSLYGVEKAIRSAVVLGLVGAGGIGVELSTAMRMFRYDQALTIILVILVVVIGFEQVSSAIRRRVL from the coding sequence ATGTCTACGGTAGATCAACGCGTCGCGGCACTGGCACCGCCGCGCTTCACCTCCCCTTCGGTGTTCAGCTGGGTGATCCTGGTCGGCTTTGCCGCGTTTTTCATCCAGGGGTTTTTATCCGCCGATGTCACCCTGGCCCGCATGGTTCAGGGGTTCGGCAACCTGGGCACCTTTTTCGCGCAGGCCTGGCCGCCGGACACCAGCCGCCTGACCCCCATTGCCAAGGCGATGCTGGAGACGGTGAACATGGCGCTAGTCGGGGTGACCTTCGGTGTCATATTGAGCCTGCCCATCGCCCTGCTCTGTTCGTCCAACACCTCGCCCAACGGCTTTGTCCGGTGGCTCAGCCGGATGGTCGTTGCCACCCTGCGCACCGTACCGGAGCTGGTCTGGGCGCTGATCTTCGTGGTGGCCGTGGGCCTCGGGCCGCTGGCCGGCATTCTGGCCATCATCATGGACACCATCGGTTTCTGCGCCCGCTTTTTCTCCGAACGGATCGAAGAGATCAGTCCCGGGCCGTCGGAGGCGTTGTCCTCCACCGGCAGCGGCCGCCTCTCGGTGATTTTTGGCGCAATCATTCCGGAATCCATGGCGTCGCTGACGGCCACCAGCCTTTACGGCGTGGAGAAGGCCATCCGTTCCGCAGTCGTTCTCGGGCTGGTGGGCGCAGGCGGCATCGGCGTGGAGCTGTCCACCGCGATGCGCATGTTCCGCTACGACCAGGCGCTCACGATCATCCTGGTCATCCTGGTGGTGGTCATCGGGTTCGAGCAGGTGTCCTCGGCAATCCGGCGTCGGGTCTTGTAA
- the phnC gene encoding phosphonate ABC transporter ATP-binding protein: protein MNPIEVRGLQKHFGKVHVLRGLDFNVPAGEGAILLGANGCGKSTLMRCLIGLTRPDAGQIRMVETDVRQAGRREMKQMRRRVGMVFQRFNLVGNCSVLQNVLYGALGRHRLGILRVAQPLAPAEERDRAIHCLDRVGLADRAGQRADTLSGGQQQRVAIARMLMQGPEVVLADEPIASLDPRAGREVMDLLWEVIREEGMTVICTLHQLDVALAYGDRVIGMKAGRVELDGPASGFSADELETLYHGEVRVDGQPGEPGGSGTPQREPIAVAS from the coding sequence ATGAATCCGATTGAGGTCCGGGGGCTGCAGAAACACTTCGGCAAGGTGCATGTGCTCCGCGGGCTGGATTTCAACGTACCCGCCGGCGAAGGGGCGATCCTGCTCGGGGCCAATGGCTGCGGCAAGTCCACGCTGATGCGCTGCCTGATCGGTCTGACCCGGCCGGATGCCGGGCAAATCCGGATGGTTGAGACGGACGTGCGCCAGGCCGGCCGCCGGGAAATGAAACAGATGCGCCGTCGGGTAGGCATGGTGTTCCAGCGATTCAACCTGGTGGGCAACTGCAGTGTGCTGCAGAACGTGCTCTACGGCGCATTGGGCCGACACCGGCTCGGGATCCTGCGCGTGGCTCAACCCCTTGCCCCGGCCGAGGAGCGCGACCGGGCCATACACTGCCTGGATCGGGTGGGGCTCGCGGACAGAGCGGGGCAACGAGCCGATACCCTCTCCGGCGGACAGCAACAGCGGGTGGCCATCGCGCGAATGCTGATGCAGGGCCCCGAGGTGGTGCTGGCCGATGAGCCCATCGCCAGTCTGGACCCCCGCGCCGGCCGCGAGGTCATGGACCTGCTCTGGGAGGTCATCCGCGAGGAGGGCATGACGGTGATCTGCACCCTGCACCAGCTGGATGTGGCGCTGGCCTACGGCGATCGGGTGATCGGCATGAAGGCCGGACGGGTCGAACTGGACGGCCCCGCATCCGGCTTTTCCGCCGATGAGCTAGAAACCCTGTACCACGGCGAGGTTCGCGTGGACGGCCAGCCGGGCGAGCCCGGCGGCTCCGGCACCCCGCAGCGCGAGCCAATCGCCGTCGCCTCCTGA
- a CDS encoding TRAP transporter small permease: protein MSQDTDRSQAVMGQTAKQGSLKKMLFYPLFWLDRNIEKCFIIVAYGLMAGIIFVEVVRRFTTGGSFAWSTSVPVYMFLWLTWLGAAYNVKKRAHLTFTEVRARLPHWGQYASFMLDGILWITFSVIVIYWSGLQVHSSYMNWATVSGTDNWMQWWFYLATPVGFGLIIIRSIQNMIQDTITFRRGEPFRVQQSLFD, encoded by the coding sequence ATGTCTCAGGATACTGATCGCAGCCAGGCTGTAATGGGCCAGACTGCCAAGCAGGGGTCATTGAAAAAAATGCTTTTTTACCCCTTGTTCTGGCTGGATAGAAACATTGAGAAATGCTTCATAATCGTTGCCTACGGCCTGATGGCCGGCATCATTTTCGTAGAGGTGGTTCGCCGATTCACAACGGGCGGATCGTTTGCCTGGAGCACCTCTGTTCCCGTTTACATGTTTCTCTGGCTGACCTGGCTGGGGGCAGCCTATAACGTCAAGAAACGGGCGCATCTCACATTTACGGAGGTTCGGGCGCGGCTGCCTCATTGGGGGCAATACGCCTCGTTCATGCTGGATGGAATCCTCTGGATCACCTTCAGCGTTATCGTTATTTATTGGTCCGGCCTGCAGGTTCATTCGTCATATATGAACTGGGCCACCGTTTCCGGGACGGACAACTGGATGCAATGGTGGTTTTACCTTGCCACGCCAGTTGGCTTTGGATTGATCATCATTCGGTCAATACAAAACATGATTCAGGACACCATTACATTCCGTCGTGGTGAACCGTTCCGCGTACAACAATCATTGTTTGATTAA
- a CDS encoding flagellar brake protein: MGANYCILGRVGTDQDGIMDAKPPAESASEDGSRLAIELGNSLQITGPNSGMRIKAKLAGMVKDRCLIVQAVGLEGSGRLRRLFSYGDPLLVRYLHDGVIFGFRTFVSGTVVEPLPLVFLNWPERVEAHSVRQSRRLDTFIPCHLKLQGTGHDASIIDISAGGCQVVLVRSAGVAAPDPEHAPQVELRIPTTDEETPRQIEGVVRRCHADQSRIELGIQFQTEQVALYEKLTALLPS; the protein is encoded by the coding sequence ATGGGTGCAAACTACTGCATCCTTGGCCGGGTCGGCACAGATCAGGACGGGATAATGGACGCCAAACCCCCGGCGGAAAGCGCCAGCGAAGACGGCTCACGCCTGGCGATCGAACTCGGCAACAGCCTGCAGATCACCGGGCCCAACAGCGGCATGCGGATCAAGGCCAAGCTGGCCGGCATGGTCAAGGATCGCTGCCTGATCGTGCAGGCTGTCGGCTTGGAAGGCTCCGGACGGCTGAGGCGGCTCTTCTCCTATGGCGACCCGCTGCTCGTGCGCTACCTGCACGACGGGGTCATCTTCGGGTTCCGGACCTTCGTCAGCGGTACCGTGGTGGAGCCGCTGCCGCTGGTTTTCCTGAACTGGCCGGAGCGTGTTGAAGCCCACAGCGTCCGCCAGTCGCGGCGACTGGACACGTTCATCCCTTGCCATCTCAAGTTGCAGGGCACAGGACATGATGCAAGCATCATCGATATCAGCGCCGGGGGCTGTCAGGTGGTGCTGGTGCGCTCGGCCGGTGTAGCCGCACCGGATCCTGAACACGCCCCGCAGGTAGAACTGCGCATTCCCACCACCGACGAAGAAACCCCTCGGCAGATCGAGGGCGTGGTCCGCCGCTGTCACGCTGATCAGTCCCGAATCGAACTGGGCATTCAATTTCAAACCGAACAGGTGGCGCTTTACGAGAAGTTGACCGCCTTGCTGCCGTCCTGA
- the chrA gene encoding chromate efflux transporter gives MPHAAGPVGRVREVFTAFLLLGLTSFGGPIAHLGYFRTEFVLRRRWLSEQAYADLVALCQFLPGPASSQVGFALGLMRGGAWGAVAAWTAFTLPSAIVLVLFALGASTLEGPVSLGIIHGLKVTAVAIVAHAVWGMARNLCPDGRRAGIALAAVFTVVLMSGPLGQVSAIALGGLAGLLLCRDQAGGDGGRLSVPVSPRAGNLAGLVFVALLVGLPLLVWALPVPTLAVIDAFYRAGALVFGGGHVVLPLLEAEVVQSGWVTADEFLAGYGAAQAVPGPLFTFAAYLGALISPVPSAWLGALLALVVIFIPGLLLLVAVLPHWDRFRQWHHARSLMRGANAAVVGILGAALYDPVWTGAILGPHESALALAGFLLLTVWKLPAWGVVILLAGGGVLITL, from the coding sequence ATGCCGCACGCCGCCGGACCGGTCGGACGCGTAAGAGAAGTCTTCACCGCGTTCCTGTTACTCGGGCTCACCTCCTTCGGCGGCCCAATAGCCCACCTGGGCTACTTCCGCACGGAGTTCGTGCTCCGCAGGCGCTGGCTCTCGGAGCAGGCCTACGCCGATCTGGTGGCGCTCTGCCAATTCCTGCCAGGACCGGCCAGCAGCCAGGTCGGCTTCGCATTGGGGCTGATGCGGGGCGGGGCGTGGGGTGCCGTGGCTGCCTGGACCGCCTTCACACTCCCCTCGGCTATCGTACTGGTCCTGTTCGCGCTGGGCGCCTCGACCCTGGAGGGCCCGGTCAGTCTCGGCATCATCCACGGACTGAAGGTCACCGCCGTGGCGATCGTGGCCCATGCGGTCTGGGGCATGGCGCGCAACCTCTGTCCGGACGGCCGCCGGGCGGGCATCGCCCTTGCCGCCGTTTTCACTGTGGTGTTGATGAGCGGGCCCTTGGGCCAGGTCTCGGCGATCGCCCTGGGCGGCCTGGCCGGACTGCTGCTGTGTCGCGATCAGGCCGGGGGTGACGGCGGCCGGTTGTCGGTACCGGTATCCCCACGCGCCGGCAACCTCGCCGGGCTGGTCTTCGTCGCGCTGCTGGTCGGTCTGCCGCTGCTGGTCTGGGCCCTGCCGGTGCCGACCCTGGCGGTCATCGATGCCTTTTACCGCGCCGGCGCACTGGTGTTCGGCGGCGGCCACGTGGTGCTGCCCTTGCTGGAGGCCGAGGTGGTCCAGTCCGGCTGGGTGACGGCGGATGAATTCCTCGCCGGTTATGGTGCGGCGCAGGCCGTGCCGGGGCCGCTGTTCACCTTCGCCGCCTACCTGGGCGCGCTGATCTCGCCGGTGCCCTCGGCATGGCTCGGCGCCCTCCTGGCGTTGGTCGTGATCTTCATTCCGGGGCTGCTGCTCCTGGTGGCGGTGCTGCCCCACTGGGACCGGTTTCGCCAATGGCACCACGCCCGATCCCTGATGCGGGGGGCCAATGCCGCGGTGGTGGGCATCCTGGGGGCAGCGCTTTACGACCCGGTCTGGACCGGCGCCATCCTCGGGCCCCACGAGTCCGCGCTGGCCCTGGCGGGGTTTCTGCTGCTCACCGTCTGGAAGCTACCGGCCTGGGGAGTCGTGATCCTGCTCGCCGGCGGCGGGGTGTTGATCACCCTGTAG
- a CDS encoding GMC family oxidoreductase, whose translation MESKQYDFVVVGAGSAGCVLANRLSEDGRYSVLLLEAGPVDNYPWIHVPIGYGKTMFHPTLNWGYTTEPDEGIAGRRMYWPRGKVLGGSSSINGLIYVRGQAEDFDDWAAMGNPGWGWDQVLPYFRRSEDQERGEDAYHGAGGPLAVSSVHENHPLVEAFISAGEQAGFPRSEDFNGASQEGVGYFQLTTKNGRRCSSAKAFLRPARQRSNLTVETNAQTNGLVIEGNRVLGVRYRKEDTDFTVHARREVVLSAGAINSPQIMELSGIGDPEILKEAGLPVVHPMKGVGRNLQDHLQARIISRCTQSITTNDDLASMVRKARIGLKYLLFRRGPLAVGINQAGGFVKTNDADSRPDIQFHFGTLSSDKPGAPVHEFPGFTLSSCQLRPESRGEVHVASNDPYEYPRIHPNYLSEEKDCEVMIAGFRLSRRILEKPAMQPFVAEEHSPGRDIQSDDEILDYLRRDATTIFHPTGTCRMGRAEDDMSVVDARLRVHGLEGLRVADASIMPTIVSGNTNAACIMIGEKASDMILEDAAEAVCNQAASA comes from the coding sequence ATGGAGAGCAAGCAATACGACTTTGTCGTTGTCGGAGCGGGTTCTGCGGGTTGCGTTCTGGCCAATCGCCTCAGCGAGGATGGTCGGTACTCCGTGCTGTTGCTGGAGGCCGGGCCCGTCGATAACTATCCGTGGATTCACGTCCCCATTGGTTACGGGAAGACGATGTTCCACCCCACGCTGAACTGGGGCTACACCACGGAGCCTGACGAGGGCATCGCCGGCCGGCGGATGTACTGGCCCCGCGGCAAGGTGCTGGGTGGTTCCAGTTCAATCAACGGGCTGATCTATGTCCGCGGTCAGGCCGAGGACTTCGATGACTGGGCAGCGATGGGCAACCCCGGATGGGGGTGGGACCAGGTGCTGCCATACTTCCGTCGGTCGGAGGACCAGGAGCGAGGAGAGGATGCCTATCATGGTGCCGGAGGGCCCCTTGCGGTGTCGTCTGTCCATGAGAATCACCCGCTGGTGGAGGCGTTCATCAGCGCGGGCGAGCAGGCCGGCTTTCCCAGGTCCGAGGACTTTAATGGTGCGAGCCAGGAGGGTGTCGGCTACTTCCAGCTGACGACTAAAAATGGTCGCCGGTGCAGCTCCGCCAAGGCCTTTCTACGCCCGGCCAGGCAACGCTCCAATCTCACGGTGGAGACGAATGCCCAGACCAACGGTCTCGTGATTGAGGGTAACCGGGTGCTGGGTGTCAGGTACCGGAAGGAGGACACCGACTTCACGGTGCATGCGCGCCGGGAGGTGGTTCTGTCTGCCGGCGCCATCAATTCGCCTCAGATCATGGAGCTCTCGGGGATCGGAGACCCCGAAATCCTCAAGGAGGCCGGGTTGCCGGTGGTGCACCCGATGAAGGGTGTGGGTCGTAACCTGCAGGACCACCTCCAGGCGCGAATCATCAGTCGCTGCACCCAGTCGATCACCACCAACGATGACCTGGCGAGCATGGTGCGCAAGGCGCGGATCGGTCTGAAGTACCTGTTGTTCCGCAGGGGGCCCCTTGCGGTTGGCATCAACCAGGCCGGCGGCTTTGTCAAAACCAACGACGCGGATAGCCGTCCGGATATCCAGTTCCACTTCGGCACGCTGAGTTCCGACAAGCCCGGGGCGCCGGTGCACGAGTTCCCCGGTTTCACCCTGTCTTCGTGCCAGCTTCGTCCCGAGAGCCGGGGTGAGGTGCACGTCGCATCCAACGACCCGTACGAGTACCCGCGCATTCACCCGAACTATCTGTCCGAGGAGAAGGACTGTGAGGTTATGATCGCCGGCTTCCGGCTGTCCCGCCGTATCCTGGAGAAGCCGGCGATGCAGCCGTTCGTGGCGGAGGAGCACTCGCCCGGGCGGGACATTCAGAGCGACGATGAGATCCTTGATTACCTCCGCCGGGACGCCACCACCATTTTCCATCCCACCGGCACATGCAGGATGGGCCGCGCCGAGGATGACATGTCGGTAGTGGATGCCCGGCTCCGGGTCCACGGCCTCGAGGGGCTGCGGGTGGCGGATGCCTCGATCATGCCGACGATTGTCTCGGGCAACACCAACGCCGCCTGCATCATGATCGGCGAGAAGGCATCCGATATGATTCTGGAGGATGCCGCCGAAGCGGTGTGCAACCAGGCTGCATCCGCCTGA
- a CDS encoding TRAP transporter substrate-binding protein: MINKLKGVSRRDFLGIAGRYGLTSTLIAASGLTGLVTAPQLAKAAEKTNDRRTRNSPEVTWRFGASGFNEDNLDIQKSGQLFWVQDLEERTEGKIRVEFIGSNQICNQLDCVNNTQQGVVDVFSASTQNSADGAPYYNVLDFAYMFPSRASQYYFFYHPKSEELLREPLRQRHNLHFLFTHCELRGLMMGRTFRDEPTVSKLEDIQGTRNRVTGTQLGRIAMQLLDLNPRPVAWEETLDALRQGLIDGAETWMGAAAYSGLTPVLSQAVDLRFFCGTEHTAMDVRKFDSLSSELQDAVMESAYTAQVHVQGVHESALTDIVGAYPDPEPHTLFGKNEVRVARLPEEEIRKAEELCAPEYNPEPWERWRDRLNDWSGGHDVYKEIHAIAREIPSDMPVANVKPRRWWNNA; this comes from the coding sequence ATGATCAACAAGCTGAAAGGCGTGTCTCGCCGGGACTTCCTGGGAATCGCTGGCCGCTACGGCCTGACGTCGACCTTGATCGCTGCATCCGGTCTCACCGGCCTTGTCACAGCACCCCAGCTGGCAAAAGCTGCAGAGAAGACCAACGATAGACGCACTCGCAACTCTCCCGAGGTGACCTGGCGCTTTGGCGCATCCGGTTTCAACGAGGACAACCTTGACATCCAGAAATCCGGCCAGCTGTTCTGGGTACAGGATCTGGAGGAGCGGACTGAAGGCAAGATTCGGGTCGAGTTCATCGGCAGCAACCAGATCTGCAACCAGCTGGACTGCGTAAACAACACCCAGCAGGGTGTGGTGGACGTCTTCTCGGCATCTACGCAGAACTCCGCAGACGGGGCCCCCTACTACAACGTGCTGGACTTCGCCTACATGTTCCCCAGCCGGGCCTCCCAGTACTACTTCTTCTACCACCCCAAAAGCGAGGAACTGCTCCGTGAGCCGCTGCGCCAGCGGCACAACCTGCACTTCCTCTTTACCCACTGTGAGCTCCGCGGCCTGATGATGGGCCGCACGTTCCGGGATGAGCCGACGGTCTCCAAACTCGAGGACATCCAGGGCACCCGCAACCGTGTCACGGGCACCCAGCTCGGGCGCATCGCCATGCAGCTGCTCGACCTGAACCCCCGTCCTGTCGCCTGGGAGGAGACGCTAGATGCCCTTCGCCAGGGTCTGATCGACGGTGCCGAGACCTGGATGGGTGCCGCCGCCTACTCCGGCCTGACGCCGGTACTCAGCCAGGCGGTGGATCTACGGTTCTTCTGTGGCACCGAACACACCGCCATGGACGTGCGCAAATTCGATTCTCTCTCCTCGGAGCTGCAGGACGCGGTCATGGAGTCTGCATACACCGCGCAGGTCCATGTCCAGGGCGTTCATGAATCGGCACTTACCGATATCGTGGGTGCTTACCCGGATCCCGAACCCCATACCCTGTTCGGCAAAAACGAAGTCAGGGTGGCACGACTCCCGGAAGAAGAGATCCGCAAAGCCGAGGAGCTATGCGCACCCGAGTATAACCCCGAGCCGTGGGAGCGCTGGCGTGACCGCCTGAATGACTGGTCCGGCGGGCATGACGTGTACAAGGAAATACACGCTATCGCGAGGGAGATTCCCAGCGATATGCCTGTCGCCAACGTCAAACCGCGGCGCTGGTGGAATAACGCGTAA
- a CDS encoding porin: protein MTAAISSDSLRKSFDGRAVLRDISFELPAGQCLVLLGPSGCGKSTLLNIVTGMLQADGGELWCDGQLLDSSARAVHRPMKKRGFAMVFQDFSLWPHMTVADNVAFGLRVQGVRGAERRKRVADALEQVQMDELADRKPNTLSGGQAQRVAIARAIAVRPRLLLLDEPLSALDAKLRDELKVEISALIRKTGVTALYVTHDQAEAFTLAARASFAPVLDSQRGVWSHLGASFNYRENAYEYEKSRGREREYEDVRMRTRLGTRAVDGRMIGENDMEAVSDWTTYALEGAFGVGPFSLQGEYIRQELNRDEDSRGFDDPDVTKMEHDGFYIQASYFLTGEQRNYRAFSGDFGATEILRPLSAGGRGGVELLARFARADSYEHHEPDDRQKLDHWTIGLNWYPENDIVLKLNAMYVDAERGERGIGEGRKTWDSMVYAARFQYEF, encoded by the coding sequence ATGACGGCTGCGATCTCGAGCGACTCGTTGCGTAAATCCTTCGATGGCCGGGCTGTACTGCGCGATATTTCCTTCGAGTTGCCCGCCGGCCAGTGTCTGGTACTGCTGGGCCCCAGCGGTTGCGGCAAGAGCACATTGCTGAACATCGTCACCGGCATGCTGCAGGCGGATGGCGGCGAGTTGTGGTGTGACGGCCAACTTCTGGACTCGTCGGCTCGCGCCGTCCACCGCCCCATGAAGAAGCGCGGCTTCGCGATGGTTTTCCAGGACTTCAGTCTCTGGCCGCACATGACCGTGGCCGACAATGTGGCCTTCGGGCTCAGGGTCCAGGGCGTTCGCGGGGCCGAGCGGCGCAAGCGGGTGGCCGACGCGCTTGAGCAGGTGCAGATGGACGAGCTGGCAGACCGCAAGCCCAACACCCTGTCCGGTGGTCAGGCACAGCGGGTGGCGATTGCCCGGGCCATCGCCGTCCGGCCCCGCCTGCTCCTGCTCGACGAGCCGCTATCTGCCCTGGATGCCAAGCTGCGGGACGAGCTGAAAGTGGAGATCAGTGCGCTTATCCGGAAGACCGGCGTGACGGCGCTCTACGTCACCCACGACCAGGCGGAGGCCTTTACCCTGGCCGCCCGAGCCTCGTTCGCGCCGGTCCTGGACAGCCAGCGGGGTGTCTGGAGCCACCTGGGCGCGTCCTTCAACTACCGCGAGAACGCCTACGAATACGAGAAATCCCGGGGCAGGGAGCGTGAGTACGAGGACGTCCGCATGCGCACCCGCCTGGGTACCCGCGCAGTGGATGGTCGGATGATCGGCGAGAATGACATGGAGGCGGTCAGCGACTGGACGACCTACGCCCTGGAGGGCGCTTTCGGCGTCGGCCCGTTCTCTTTGCAGGGTGAGTATATCCGACAGGAACTCAACAGGGACGAGGATTCCCGCGGCTTTGATGACCCGGATGTCACCAAGATGGAGCATGATGGGTTCTACATTCAGGCCAGCTACTTCCTGACCGGGGAGCAGCGGAACTATCGTGCGTTCAGCGGGGACTTCGGTGCGACCGAGATCCTGCGGCCACTCAGCGCCGGGGGGCGCGGCGGCGTTGAACTGCTCGCACGCTTTGCCCGGGCTGATTCCTACGAGCATCACGAGCCGGACGATCGCCAGAAGCTGGATCACTGGACCATCGGGCTGAACTGGTATCCCGAGAACGACATTGTTCTTAAGCTCAACGCCATGTATGTCGACGCGGAGCGGGGAGAGCGGGGCATTGGTGAGGGACGCAAGACCTGGGACAGCATGGTTTATGCTGCGCGGTTCCAGTACGAGTTCTGA
- a CDS encoding phosphate/phosphite/phosphonate ABC transporter substrate-binding protein — protein MKKTILSTALALTAGFTTTATWAGPCPDTLRFADTGIEGMEEMVRAFGPFGDALGEAVGSEIEFFPVSDRTAAVNALQFDQVDIILAGPSEYAVMRARQDVQMMVGIERAEYGTAFVVHADSDIHSLDDLRGKEVALKDPGSTTGHIVPSWMLVEAGLDLDRDLNTHLLDGARFEALINRDVDAMGSGVRDVARLKERDPEGAYRVIAESDTMPRDIFVARGGLDEACVAHVNEQIMADAESLMDAILGPGERDKYTEARFVNDLTEAEFDMITEAYDLVGLPLD, from the coding sequence ATGAAAAAGACCATCCTGAGCACTGCACTGGCCCTGACGGCCGGCTTCACCACCACGGCCACCTGGGCGGGCCCCTGCCCGGACACCCTGCGCTTCGCGGACACCGGCATCGAGGGCATGGAAGAGATGGTCCGCGCCTTCGGCCCCTTTGGTGATGCGTTGGGCGAGGCGGTTGGATCGGAGATTGAATTCTTTCCGGTGAGCGACCGCACGGCCGCCGTGAACGCCCTGCAATTCGACCAGGTGGACATCATCCTGGCCGGCCCGTCGGAGTACGCGGTGATGCGTGCCCGGCAGGACGTCCAGATGATGGTGGGCATCGAGCGGGCCGAGTACGGCACCGCGTTCGTCGTCCACGCCGATAGCGACATCCACAGCCTGGATGACCTGCGCGGCAAGGAGGTGGCCCTGAAGGATCCGGGCTCCACCACCGGTCACATCGTGCCCTCCTGGATGCTGGTGGAGGCCGGGTTGGATCTGGACCGTGATCTGAACACGCACCTGCTGGACGGCGCCCGCTTCGAGGCCCTGATCAACCGGGACGTGGACGCCATGGGCAGTGGCGTGCGGGACGTGGCCCGACTCAAAGAGCGCGACCCGGAGGGTGCTTACCGCGTGATCGCCGAGAGCGACACCATGCCCCGGGACATCTTCGTCGCCCGCGGCGGTCTGGACGAAGCCTGCGTGGCACACGTCAACGAGCAGATCATGGCTGACGCGGAATCGCTGATGGACGCGATCCTCGGGCCGGGCGAGCGGGACAAGTACACCGAGGCCCGCTTCGTCAACGACCTGACCGAGGCCGAGTTCGACATGATCACCGAGGCCTACGACCTGGTGGGTCTGCCCCTCGACTGA